The genomic region acagcaCTAGGCTTCATTATCCAAGAAATCAGTACTTTACATCAAAATAACCCAGTTACCTAGAGGAGCAGAATCGATTTTTTTCCAAGGGTTGaggtatgtttttttttctttccaatcacAATATTCCTGACAACTATCACTAGGCTGGTCCCACGGCaattctaaaaaagaaacaagtccCAGTTTTCTGAGTGTTCAAATCATTATACaattttaagggaaaataatcaaTGACACAAATCCAGTAAAAGTTTCCTCCAAATTAATTCAATATGGTTTCCAAACTAAGAATGCCAACTCTAAGAAATTTTAGAGGCACTTCTAAGATAGATAGTCCACTTCCTGCCTTACTCTTTTCCAAAAGTATTcagatgaattttaaaagagagagctACTGTGATATTTCATTTAATAGCTATacatacttcatttttaaaaacctttgggATTAAAAGTTCCAACTTAgttataaataagttaatattaaaATACTATCACATAAATATGGATCCCCTtggttcatttcatttattttggtataaGAAACCTGGCTTTCCTAAGGACAGGAATTTTATCATGATTAAAAAACTcaaagctgctgcatagcacagggagatcagctttgtgacgacctagagcagtgggatagggagggtgggaggaaggctcaagagggaggggatatggggatatatgtatacatatagctgattcactttgttgtacagcagaaacatacacaacattgtaaagcaattataatgctccaataaagatgaaaaaaaattacgcagaaaaataaataaataaataaaaagctcttACCTCCAGCCAACATTGCAGTAAGTACTATTCCACAGGACCAAACATCAACTGGTTCTGCatgaaattcttttctctttagaagTTCTGGAGCAACATACGGTAAAGTACCACACATCTTGTTCAATAAACGCTCACGATTATTATGCCGAAACACTGTTGCCAAGCCAAAGTCAGAGATTTTGAGGTTATCTAAACCAAAGGAAAAGAGGATGGCactggataaaaatgttttgtaaatagatATACTTAAAGGAGTTGAGTTGTATTGGAAAACCACTGGTGTTATgaccaaaaagaaattttaaaaaagaagaaataaaagacatcatcATATAGTTAAAACTAGAAAAAGGCCTCATGGCTTCTATTATCTTAAGACAAATATTGTCAATACACAAACAGTATGGACCAGATTAAAGAAAGATCCTGGAGTCAAACGGGCCTTCTAGGAAAGAGCACTCCAGACTTAAACACTGAAAAGAGAGCCATGCCCTCATCGGGTTGtgcagagggcaggagggagacatCAATAACATACTAGGCACAACTTTTCCAGCAGCGGACAAACCCAGCTGGCTGGACCGAAACTAAAGACCCGCAAACCACCAGAACTTCTTGTCAAGGTGGCTAAGTTTAGAAAAGGAGGACGAACTCTGTACAGAAAACAAACCAGAAGAGCAAATTTCCACTCTAACTTCCCATCTTCAGCACACACAAGCTATAGGTAGAACTTTCACCTTAACTACACTTAGTGAATATCTACCGTAACTGAGTGACACTGTGCTAGCCACGTAGGTAGATAAATTACTGAAGACTAACAATAACAACTGCTGTCGAGGTTATGAAAATACAGAACATTACAAGATCTTACAGAAAGGGAATCTAACCTAGTCTTCAGAGATAGGGGAGACTCCCCTATTATCAGGTATCAACTGGTACAACCTTTTTAGAAAGCAATCTGGCAAAAGATGCCAAAATTTGAAATACTCATGCTCTTTGAACTAGGAATTCCCACTTCTAGGACCATACCCACAAAAATACTTCCACAAATCCACAAACATAAGGATATCCACACCACAACAATACTGTTtgtaaataacctaaatgtccatcaataaagaAATGATTAAATCTTATAGTACACATGTACAATGAGATTATGTaggtaacaaaaaacaaacaaaaaaacacaaggtATATCTATATGTACTGACATGGCATCAGGTATAAATGGAAAAAACGGCAAGTGCCAtaacaaatattcattataaCATGACCTAATTTTTATATTGGCCTGTGTTAATTTATAGAATAGTCATCACtgccttatattttttaaagctagaaacaacttaaatgtcccaAAACAGGGAactgattctttaaaaatcaattacatcCACCCAATATAATATGTAAGCCACTGATGTTTACTTCTATGACTTGGGAGGTAGCTACTGTAATTATCCTTTTAACAGCTATATATGACACAATCTTGACAAATCACTGAGATTAAGAGTTCCAAGTTACCTATAATCAGTAATCACTGAAAATACTAATGGATGACCACAGTATTCCTTAGCGTCCGTTGTTTCACTATGTCTGTGATGTAATACTTAGAGAACTGTatataacaaattttaaattgAGGAGTGTGGTTActtctgagaaaaagaaaggggcacaCATTTGGAAGGAATACAGAGGAGGACTTCAACTATATtgataatgttctatttctttttaaaaaaatattattattgaatagaaacaaaagattatttatataatatgcaAGATATGAAAAATCATTATAATCAACATCCACTCACCTAACACCTAGTTTAAGTACACTCTGTTTCCTTTGAAACCTCCTATAAATCCTTCCCTTTCCTAACTGCAATCCTTCCTTTCTAGAAGATTTTATGTAGCTTGAAacctatatttaataaaaaaaggaCTTAATTTGTatatgaggaaagggaagaattgATTATAATACCATCAAAGTTATTAGTATTCAAAAAGTAATGGACATAGAATGAAAAATAGAAGCAAAAGGAAGTCTCCCAGCTTGTGCTCTCATTTCTTGGGATTCATCAACAGATCATTCTACAGTTCCTTTTCCCAATACACCAAATTTTTTGAATATCTAAAATTTTGCTACATACTTTATGGAACAACTTGCAGAAGGCTAAATAACCAAAGAAAGATCTTAAGTAGCTAGGTTAGTAGATGGGTTAATAAAAAGATACCTAAAAGATATTAACCAAAATATTAACACTGGTTATAACTGATTGGTGAATTTCTGgtgattttttactttcttttttatacttttgatCTTATTTCATGAttacttttatctttataaagagaaaaaaaaacagtatttttagtTTGGGAACAAAGTTTTCACATTTCAGATATTACATACTCACATCTCCATTATTTATATAAGCTGGCTTAATTTATCCCCTTGTATGAAGGTCAATTATAGAGTTCAGGAAAGAGGTAGAAGAAGGCTGATAAGAACATACACTGGTACTTATGATGGGGCACGATAATGCCAGAAACACTAAACCTCAGGGTTGGACAAGATGTGAAAAGTACTTTGGTCCAACCAGCCAAGCAATGTTTAAATTCCCTTTACAATATTCCTGATAATTAATAATCCAGTGTTTGAATCTCCTGTTAAAAACctactacagggacttccctggtggcgcagtgatcaagaatccgcctgccaatgcaggggatgtgggtttgatccctggtccaggaagatcccacatgctgcagagcaactaagcccgtgtgccacaattactgaacctgagctctagagcccatgagccacaactgctgagcccacgtgccacaactactgaagcccacgtgcctagagcccatgctccgcaacaagagaagccaccgcaatgagaagcccgtgcaccacaacgaagagtagcccccgctcgccgcaaccagagaaagcccgtgcgcagcaatggagacccaacgcagccaaaaataaattaattaaattaaaaaaaaaaacctacaacaaagcaACCTATTAAGTTTTTGGGCAGATCCATTAATGAGGGTCATCCTTGTACTAATCCAAATTGCCTCCATATAGTTTTCACCCACATACTGTGAAGAACTGTATTTAACAATTAGCAAGTTTCCCTTGAGTTCCTCAATTATGCCTTATTTTACATAGTTTCTAGCCCTTTCATCATTCTGGTCACTCACCTATAAAAGTACTTCAGTAGTCTACATGCCTTTCACAGTACTGTCCCAAACACCTATTATTCCCGCCGTGGCCTTCCAGAGAAGTGATGGACTGCTGCCTTCCTCATTCTCACCTTATCACCTTAATTTTCCAATGATCAAATTACACGGGTGACTAATATGAAGTCTGCTGCCTAGTAAGTCTTTTTAAACCTTCTTTGCTGCCAAAGACATGCCATTAAACCGTACTTATTTCGTTAGTTTTTTTCAATCCAAAAACTGAATTGAGTAACAATCCAGTATGTGTTAAATCTGACCCACCTCTCTGGTCTGCTAAATTCATTCAtctaataaacatttttgaaaacctactatttgccaggcactattctaacacattaaacaaaacagacaaaaatcactgCCTCATATGCAGTGGATATTTGTCACCTTTTTTGATCCTGATTCTATAAGCTAACACTAACACTATCCATCCCTCTCAGTTTTTATGACATCCATAAAATGTAACTAAAAGCCCTGCATCTTTATCCAAGtcataaattaaaaagaacaaatatgtCAAGGCTAAGGTCCAGGGTATttcaatttcatattttttgcccTGAAATTTCGGTAATGGAAAGCCTTGATCCTGCCTTTGTATGGCTGTACTAAAATGATTAGGTAGCAGCGACAAAATGCTAAACTTACCCCTTTCATCCAATAGGAGATTTTCTGGCTTAATATCCCTGTGAGTTATTCCAATACCATGCAGATAAACCtaaaagagaagcagaggaaagcATACCAGAATAGGGTAACTTACTTCACTAAGACTAATTTTAAGTAAAAGTTAGAGACAACTGTACCTACCACCCCTGCCATGAGTTGATGGAAGAACCTCTGAGCATCTTGTTCAGGCATGCCTATGTCTGGCTCTATAAGAATTAATTATGAAAGTTAGTTCACCAGGTAAATATAATCAGTCATCGACCACACAGTCTCCTAATTCTAAAGTTAAACATTTGTTATCGTACTTTAGCAAAGAGAATCTAATGCTAACAATTAAAAGATTCTGGAGTCCACTAGTACATATAGTACTTAATAACTCACATTTCCCCATGTGCTAagtggcaaaaataaattaacatcaCAGGAAAAGTACAGAGAAATAACAAACTATCACCCAAATCAAGAATGCAAGCCATACCTTGAAAGCCCCTACTTACACTAACCATGATTTATTTGATATCTTTCAAATTCTCCCCTAATTTCTTCTAAATGCTATGCCAATATTTTTTCCACTCCTGAAATGTAATTGTCAAAGTGGAAGCCTACACAAATCTAAGTTGATTTCACTAAATACTTAACAACAAATTTAAACGTCATATAATTTCTCGCACTACTACAAAACCGTGAATTCCTGTGAAGTTCcttcaggaaatacagttttattaagaAAGGTTCTATTGTCagttatctttttatatttttatctccctCATtaacttttgatttcttttattctcAACTCTTTTCTGAGATAGATATTGAAGATTCTAATAATCACTTTTTAACTGCTAATACAATAGctctaaataataaatttagatccacagaatatattttatgtacttcTTAGTATTCTTTAATATCAAGACTTTGAATCTACACAGAACATTTAAGTAGCAAGCACAGAATttacttaatatatataaagcaatcGTAGAAAATTCTCAATTTCACTTATGTAACAACTTGCTATTATTTTGGATCTGTAAATGTATGCAATGATTTCATGAGACTAGAAtgtctacaaagaaaaaaaactttttctgcatatgCATACATCACACTTATGATACTTCACCATGAGACCACAGTTTACCATTCTTAAACTCTACAAAATAGCAATCGCAACCCAAATCACTTATACAACTTGGGAAAAAAGTTTCTTTGATGACTCTACATATGTATTCAGTGTTTACATAAGttgcaaaaacaagaaaatttactCCAATTTCACTATTGCATAAGCAAGTCTGAATGGACAATGAACAAGCAGCAGTcccaagattaaaaaacaaatttaaaaacttatgtAGCATAAGAATTATCTTCAATCTTTTCCATACCTATTCTATCAAAAAGTTCTCCCCCACTACAGTACTCCAGAAACAGATACTGGATATTGCCTTCTCTCCTGTGACCATAGAATTTCACTACATTCTCatgatttaacattttattgataCAAAtctctttcttaatattttctggaCAGTCTATGGCACGCTTCATGTCCACAATCTTCACTGCAACTGCTTCTTCAGTTCTTCTATTCACAGCAAGTTgaactctaaaaagaaaaaggaagagttaTAACATTCCAGACAtttgaattatatttcttttaaaacttcaaaaggttaaacataacTCATCCAAAACTATTTTACCTTTATTAGTTTCTCCACCTGGGAGAAACCATGGGAATGGTTTCTGCCATGTTCTCAACAGATACTACTCCTTTCTGAAATGTGAAGTATGATAGCTAGTGTTCCAAagaagtcattatgctgtacatccaagtcatttaataaattcttaataaaCTAAAATGGGATAATAGCAATTCTAGGCCACATCACATATACACATGCTCTATTcatttaacttgtttttcttccacttttactGAGCTATAGTTGACATAAAGCACTGAAACGATTATCACAAGTTTAGTGAACAAccatcatttcatatagatacaaaattttaaaaatcgaaaagatacatattttcccttgtgatgagaactcttagtatttactcttttaactttcatatgtaacatacagcagtgataattatatttatcatgttgtacattacatccctagtacttatttatcttataactggaagtttgtacctttggaccGCCTTCATccaacttcccctcccccacaccctgcttctggtaaccacaaatctgatctctttttctatgagtttgtttgtttgtttgtttttgaagcataattgacctacaacactatgttagttcctgttacaaaATAGTgacttgatatttctatacatttcaaaatgaccacgataagtctagttaggATATGTCGCCTTACAAAGATATTGCATAGTTCTTGACTAtactccccacactgtacatttcatactggagactcatttattttgcaactggaagtttgtaccacaggtatttctctcctccccagcaccatcctcccctctggcaactacctgtttgttctctgtatctaactctgcttctctttgttgtttgttcatttgtttagttttttagattcaacctattaaatgaaatcatacagtgtttgtctttctctgtctgacttatttaaacttagcataataccctctaggtccatccatgatgtCCCAaacggcaagatttcattcttgcTCTATTCATTTAATTGTAATAACATTACCTAGCATTTATTAATCCGATACTGTATGTGTCTACAGTAACTGTTCTAAGTACCTGTGGgatatccattttacagaggcaCACAAGGACATTAAGAAGCCTGCCTAAGAACACAGAACAATGACCGGTAACGCGACTCCAGAGTCTGTTCATTTGCTCATTTAACCACTATGTTTGAACCCCAGGAAGGAGTATGTGGGAGGAGAAACTGACTTCAGAAGTCTCCTCTAGCTCTTTAGGAagagaatgtttttgttttgttttgttttgaaaaggaagaaaaaaaattaacccttACAGAAGATTGTGTAGCTTCAGTTCCCCAAAGTTTTAGATTTCAAATGCAAAGATCTGTTCTCCAAAACAACCAACTTGTACTCAAAGGAGACAATAGACAGAAAACTAAAGCAAGCGTGAAGTCAGGGTAAAAGGACTCAAACTCACTCTCCATAGGCACCTTCTCCCAGGGTTTGCACCAAGTCCCAGTCTTCCACAAAGGGCACTGCCATGACTCCACTAAGTCCCCCGGCTGTAAAAGCAGGAACCCAGAAAAGACGGTGGATGAGGACACGCTTCAATCATCTGTAAAGCCGCTGAGCTCCGCCTCTTGCCGTGATTCTTCAAGGTGAATCACAGCTCCTGGTTTCCCCTTACACCTCATCCGTATTTTACCCAAGTCTTTAAAGCACAAGCAAGTATTCTAAACTCTGGCATTTCGTTGGTAACTCACAAGCCCCATTCCCACGCAAACCGAAGGCTGAAACGCCGCCTTCCAGGCGGCCGAGGAAACGTACCAGTGGCGCGGAGGAGTTGGGGGACCAGTGCTTTACGGTGGGGGACTGGGGAAGGGGGTGTGAGGTGAAGCGTCGGGCTAGAGTAAGGGGATGCGGGCTAGTGGAGGAGGAAATAATCGCTACGAGGACCGCAGCCGCACCTCCCGACCCGCTCACTCCCAgttcccacccccgccccgttcCCAAGGGCAGGAGGAGCCCGGGGCGGAGCCAAACTGCCCCAAGAAGCGGAAGGAAGGGCTGGGTGACACGCGGACGGCTGGGGCCCAAACCTCGGGTGCTCTCGGCCAGCAGAGGAAGTCTTCTCTCCAGTTCCCGTACAACGGGGACCGCCTGGCACcccactcctccaccctccgaAACCGCCCCTCCGCAGGAGTCTCTCCGATCCTCTAGGCTCGGCGCTGAGAACTTTCTCTCGCTGTGCTCCTCCTAAATCATGTAGCCCCCGAACTCCGGCTCCAGGCGCTTTTCCCCCCTCTACCGGCCGCCCTTCCTCACCAGGCCGTCCTTTGCCCGCCACCACAGGAATCCAAATGTAGGGCTATTCCCGCCAAAACTTGCTGGCGTCACATTGTCGCAAACGCGCGCTCCCTTGCCGTAAAGCAAGGAGGCGCGCGTTCCTGGGCCGGCTGCTCTGCAGATTAGGCCGGCCAGGGCCTGGCGCCTGCATTCCCAGCAGGCTCACGCTGGCCGGGGCCGGGTTACTTTCAAACCAGGAGATCCTGGCTGAAGAGGTTTAAGAACTGCCGAGTGCATCGGTGTGAATGACCTCCGGGCCCAAACGCGAAGTGGGACCCGGCGTGTGACCTCGGCCGGCCGTCCGTCCTCGCGCTCCCGGGGCTCGCAGCACCGCGGGGCTCGCTACCGCCGTCCCGGACCCCCGAGCACCTCGCCCCGCTGCCTGGCAGGGTAGCGAGGATCACACTCCGTAAGTGCTGTCTCTGTAACTTTAAAGCGCGGCCCAGATAAAACTGGAGCCGAGAAGCCAGGGACAGCTGTTGAGCATTGATCCTGTTTAGAATGAAAGGAACTTTGTGATGGGAGCGAGAAGCATCAAATACCGGCCGCACTGTAATGGGGGGTGGGACGGCATCGGGATAAAGAAAGCTACTCTTTTGTAGCTGGAGGTAATGTCAGGATAACCAGTTTTACCATGTCTTGTCCGAACAGGCACCAAAACAGTACCTCCAGTCAACCTTTTTGAAGGAAGTGCAACTGCATAGCTTAGTTCTACCTGCTCTCTTTTTTATGTTTAAGAAACGGGCAGGTAGGAGCAAAAACGCTGCATTTTaccatgcaaattttaaaagcagaataaCCAGTTTAGGTGCGAAAGTAAATTCTGAAAAAGGGACTGGCTAGAGAACAAAACAATGTGGAAAAACTGAAATAGATACTCCCTCTCAACAGTAAACTAGACTGGGAACTCAAGGCGCAGGCAAGATCATCTATTCTCCAATTCTTAAAACTGGGCCACATACAATAAGCATAACTAGCTCTTGATTGTGATACTGGTAAAATAAGTGTAAAATATGTTACACAAAAATGCATACATTTGTTTAAAGGACAAAAAACAAGACCAGAACACTTCGAAATGCTTATGTGAGAAGTTTTTAACCGTGACATCACTGTTTAGGTTTCGTATAATAAAGTAAGTTTTCCAGATCGTTTACTCCATTTTCTCTAGTTTCTGCACTGCATGCTGCAaacaaagaatatgaagaaaggaagaggaggaccGGACCGGCACAGTTCCTTTATGTCTGGTTAGAATTAAGGTATCTTAGCCTGAAAAAAATAAGGCATACACATCTCAGGCAGAGTATCAGTTAAAGAATAGATGCTCACAAAAACCTGTTCCCTTCTGAAACCTtactaaaatagtaaattttaagagtaaattttaaaataaattaacttaataatgaaatattaaatttactattttaaaatagtaaatgtttAAAAGGCAATAACCCACAAACACAGAACATGACAAACAAAAGTTTTGCAAAGTGGAAAGTCTTTAGATGAATGGTAATTTAGAGGAAAGAAAGATGAATCCTAAAGCCAGCAATGGGAAAGCAGAAAAGCAATTTGGTTTACATCATAGAACTCCCTAAAGGCTCAAGTTGAATTAGTGACAACAGGTACTGAATGAGGTGAAGGTGGGGCTAAAAGAGGGTGAAAGACTATGTATGAAGCGAATAGACCCTTgggtcccctccctcctctgtgtaTACAAGGAACTGCCCCTCCCCGAAGCTGGTACTAGACTTGAGAGGGTAAATACATGGTTATCTGAACTGGAGAGCATCAGGCACAGTTAAGGCTTGGGTACCTAACTGAAACCAAAAGGATTAAGTTTATGCACTGAAGGTTGCACCTGTGAGCCTTCTTTCCTCACTTTACTCCCAGAAATCTGGCAGCCTGGCTTGTATCCTTCAGAGGACATAAAAGCCTTCTCGAGGGAATCTTACCTATATAGAAGAAAAGATCTAAAGATACCAATATCAGGGATTTTATAATGTAACAACTCAGCCAGATCACAGGAGAATGAAGCCCACATTCAataagccccaccccaccccaaacagACCTTCCAGTCAGCTTTTTAGGGTCCCACTCTTTAATAAGAGCAAACAAGCAAGACTTTGAAAAGGCCTTTAATATGAAAGATGTCCAAACAAAGGAATATTCAAACAAAAAGCtcttggatatttaaaaaaatacatgatagtagaaaaaagtaaacaaaataggTTAGAAACAAAAAGTTTAGGAAATCTCCAGAAGGAAGAATAAAGATGGGAAACAGAGgattaaatataagaatattggGAGACTAATCTAGGAAGTCCAAAATCCAAGTAACTTATTTTTCACAACAAGAAAGGGAGTCGGGGGAATCCACAAATAActcaagaaaatttcccagacaAAAGAACTTGACCTTCCATACTTTTTCCATACTTTTCCAAACTTGACTTTTCCAAGTTTAAAGTACCCAGCTTCTGAACACATCATtggtaaaatttcaaaatattacatACAAAGAGAAGATACTAAGAGGTCTGGGGAGGGAGTGAGAGGGAATggacacatacaaaaaaaataagaatcagaATATCATTGCATTTCTCAGCATTTAGAAGACAGAAAACAATGGGCCAATGCCTTCAAAAATAATTCTAAGGAAAAGTTAATCCCAACCTGGAACTCTATACCTAGCCAACCTATGAATCGTGTGATGACAGACACTCAAGATCTCAAGAAATGTATCTCCCACACACTTTCTCAGGAAGGTAGTGGTGATAAATCAAGGAAGAAGTCAGGGGATTAACACACAATATGACAGTGAAAGGATACACCAACCCAAGAGGTGTGTAGCAAACCTAGAGAGTAAACCAATCCAAACTGGAATATACCAAAACAGAAGACATCTCTAAGAATGAATACCTAATGAGTTGAACATACTAAAAGGAAGCTGACACAAATGAAG from Eubalaena glacialis isolate mEubGla1 chromosome 10, mEubGla1.1.hap2.+ XY, whole genome shotgun sequence harbors:
- the CHEK1 gene encoding serine/threonine-protein kinase Chk1 isoform X1, whose product is MAVPFVEDWDLVQTLGEGAYGEVQLAVNRRTEEAVAVKIVDMKRAIDCPENIKKEICINKMLNHENVVKFYGHRREGNIQYLFLEYCSGGELFDRIEPDIGMPEQDAQRFFHQLMAGVVYLHGIGITHRDIKPENLLLDERDNLKISDFGLATVFRHNNRERLLNKMCGTLPYVAPELLKRKEFHAEPVDVWSCGIVLTAMLAGELPWDQPSDSCQEYCDWKEKKTYLNPWKKIDSAPLALLHKILVENPSVRITIPDIKKDRWYNKPLKKGAKRPRVTSGGVSESPGGFSKHIQSNLDFSPVNSASSEENVKYSSSQPEPRTGLSLWDTSPSYIDKLVQGISFSQPTCPDHMLLNSQLLGTPGSSQNPWQRLVKRMTRFFTKLDADKSYQCLKETCEKLGYQWKKSCMNQVTVSTTDRRNNKLIFKVNLVEMDEKILVDFRLSKGDGLEFKRHFLKIKGKLSDVVSSQKVWLPAT